From the genome of Bacillota bacterium:
TGAATTTGAAAATTATATTCTTCCCTCTTTTAGTCCCTTCTTTTTCATCATGAAAAGTTTCCACTCCAATAATTTCTATTCCTTTTTCAAGAAATTTCCCTGGGTTGCTGATATGAATATAATTACCCTTCACCAAAGCAACATTATTATGGTCATAATGGCCATGACTTGTAGTGACAATATCTGTTTCTACAGAAGGCACTTCATATCCCACTGTGTGGTCAAAGGGATCAGTAAGGATTCTAACGCCGTTACTTGAAGTTATAAAAAAGCATGCATGTCCAAACCATTTAATCTTCATATTATCTTTTCACCCTTTCTTTTATATTTTTTTATCACATTCTTTCAGGCGCAGTAATGCTTAACAAATCAAGCACATTCTTAATTACAGTCCTTGTGCTGTCAACCAAAACCAGTCTTGCCTTCATAAGGGGTTCCTCTTCTCCCTTAACCCTGCACGCATTATAAAAGCTATGGAAAAGGGAGGCTACATCCATAACATACCTGGTAAGCCTAGAAGGTTCCAATGTCTGGGCCGATATCTTTATTTCTTCAGGGTACTCCGCCAGCTTTTTTATCAATTCAATTTCCTCTTTTGTTTTAAGAAGAGCCAAATCTACCTGTCCTATATCCGGCACCGTTATGCCTTCACTTTCCAACACCCTCAGCATGCTGCAAATCCTTGCATGGGCATACTGGACATAGTATACGGGGTTTTCATTAGATTGCCGGACAGCAAGGTCCAAATCAAAGTCCAGGTGATTCCCGGATGCTTGCATGTTAAAGAAAAATCTGGCCGCATCTTTACCCACTTCTTCAAGTATATCGGCAAGAGATATAGCTTTACCCGTTCTCTTAGACATCCTCGCAATTTCCCCGTTCCTGTACAATCGGACAAGCTGGAAAATAATTATGTCAAGCCTATCAGGATTAACCCCTAGAGCTTTTACCGCCGCTTTCATCCTTGAAACATGGCCATGATGATCGGCCCCGAGAAGGTTTATAACCCTGTCAAAATTACGTTTTAAAAACTTGTTCCTGTGGTATGCAATATCTGATGCAAAATACGTAGGCACACCGTTGCTCCTGATTATTACTTCATCTTTATCTGCCCCGAATTCGGAAGTCTTAAACCATAAAGCTCCATCCTTTTCATAAGTTAACCCTTTTTGCTTCAAATATTCCATGGTATCATCAAACTCCCCATTGTCATAGAGAGATTGTTCTGAAAACCACACATCAAACTCTACTCCGTAGTTTTTAAGGTCCTTTTTTATACTTTCAATATTTTCCCTTAAAGCATATTGTACCAATTTTTTACGCCTTTCTGAAGAAGGTAAATTAAGAAGCTTGTCCCCATAAATTTTTATATATTTTTTTACATGTTCAATAATATCGTCCCCATGATATCCGTCTTCCGGAAACTCAATGGAATCTTCACCTTTCAGCAACTGTATATATCTTGCCTCGAGGGATACTCCAAATTTTTCAATCTGGTTTCCCGCATCATTTATATAAAACTCCCGGGTAACATCATACCCTGACGCCTGAAGGACACTGGCTATGCAATCACCTAAAGCCCCTCCCCGGGCATTTCCCATATGTAATGGACCTGTGGGATTTGCGCTTACAAATTCCACCATTACTTTCCGGCCTTTACCAATATCCAGTTTCCCGTAGTTTTCCCTTTCAGTTTGAAT
Proteins encoded in this window:
- a CDS encoding arginine--tRNA ligase yields the protein MTNVVEQMKKSIESVLRQSISKAVENNELPQLSIQDIFIEIPREKEYGDFSTNMAMQMAREARMSPVKIASVIINNLDLENTYIEKVQRAGPGFINFYLKDDWLYYTLKVIQTERENYGKLDIGKGRKVMVEFVSANPTGPLHMGNARGGALGDCIASVLQASGYDVTREFYINDAGNQIEKFGVSLEARYIQLLKGEDSIEFPEDGYHGDDIIEHVKKYIKIYGDKLLNLPSSERRKKLVQYALRENIESIKKDLKNYGVEFDVWFSEQSLYDNGEFDDTMEYLKQKGLTYEKDGALWFKTSEFGADKDEVIIRSNGVPTYFASDIAYHRNKFLKRNFDRVINLLGADHHGHVSRMKAAVKALGVNPDRLDIIIFQLVRLYRNGEIARMSKRTGKAISLADILEEVGKDAARFFFNMQASGNHLDFDLDLAVRQSNENPVYYVQYAHARICSMLRVLESEGITVPDIGQVDLALLKTKEEIELIKKLAEYPEEIKISAQTLEPSRLTRYVMDVASLFHSFYNACRVKGEEEPLMKARLVLVDSTRTVIKNVLDLLSITAPERM